The following are encoded in a window of Dioscorea cayenensis subsp. rotundata cultivar TDr96_F1 chromosome 16, TDr96_F1_v2_PseudoChromosome.rev07_lg8_w22 25.fasta, whole genome shotgun sequence genomic DNA:
- the LOC120279121 gene encoding uncharacterized protein LOC120279121 codes for MENVRRVNANNIGGRRAALHACSYCDKSFESLQALGGHQTAHRREIEEMRREHDAIVNATRMGPLIAPSLMRPAVREQPTQPLVAGNTNNAQQAAAGQQRPRDEGSNPNLELTLGLPTGDEIDLTLRL; via the coding sequence atggaaAATGTCAGGAGGGTTAATGCGAACAATATTGGTGGGAGAAGAGCAGCGTTACATGCTTGCTCATACTGTGACAAGTCATTTGAGAGTTTACAGGCACTGGGAGGGCATCAGACGGCTCACAGGAGGGAGATTGAGGAGATGAGGAGGGAACATGATGCCATTGTGAACGCTACAAGGATGGGTCCTCTCATTGCACCATCCTTAATGAGGCCTGCAGTCAGAGAGCAGCCCACTCAGCCACTTGTTGCAGGTAATACTAATAATGCACAACAAGCTGCTGCTGGTCAACAACGTCCCAGGGATGAAGGCAGCAATCCCAATCTGGAACTCACTTTAGGCTTGCCTACTGGAGATGAGATTGATCTCACTCTGAGGCTCTAG
- the LOC120279539 gene encoding VQ motif-containing protein 25-like: protein MEEKTTASDSCKIRKGTKMKVGMHLQGSHTISKLKPKIRIVHIFAPEIIKTDAANFRELVQKLTGKPISKRVVDHDKRVIAVGGEVMKKKKKKKKKDIDEAGDEMLWKERENEDGFLCGLGDVDGFLQGFANDYQFLPIPLVTSSQAGEIGEPHHV from the coding sequence ATGGAAGAGAAGACTACAGCTAGTGATTCATGCAAAATAAGAAAGGGAACTAAGATGAAGGTAGGCATGCACCTGCAGGGGTCTCACACAATATCAAAGCTGAAGCCAAAAATAAGAATAGTGCACATTTTTGCTCCAGAGATCATAAAGACAGATGCTGCCAACTTCCGTGAGCTTGTGCAGAAGCTCACTGGCAAACCAATATCAAAGAGAGTAGTTGATCATGATAAAAGAGTCATAGCAGTTGGAGGAGAAgttatgaagaagaagaagaagaaaaagaaaaaggatattGATGAAGCTGGTGATGAGATGTTgtggaaagaaagagagaatgagGATGGCTTCTTATGTGGACTTGGAGATGTGGATGGCTTCTTGCAAGGCTTTGCTAATGACTATCAGTTTCTTCCAATTCCGTTGGTAACTTCTTCTCAAGCAGGGGAGATTGGAGAGCCTCATCATGTTTAG
- the LOC120278811 gene encoding LOW QUALITY PROTEIN: GTP 3',8-cyclase, mitochondrial-like (The sequence of the model RefSeq protein was modified relative to this genomic sequence to represent the inferred CDS: substituted 1 base at 1 genomic stop codon): MAYTTSCAGLAEPLPNDNPVSDMLVDSFGRMHTYLRISLTERCNLRCQYCMPAEGVELTPNSKLLSRNEIIRLANIFLLLLGXIKIRLTGGEPTIRSDIEDICSQLSSLKGLKTLAMTTNGLVLTRKLPKLKERGLNSINISLDTLVPAKFEFMTRRKGHNKVLESIDAAVDLGFRPVKVNCVVIRGVNDEEICDFVELTRDKPINVRFIEFMPFDGNVWSSKKLVSYAEMMDTVRQQFNSIKRLKDHPTDTAKNFMIDGHCGTVSFITSMTENFCAGCNRIRLLADGNFKVCLFGPSEVSLRDPLRAGIDDLGLKEIIGAAIKRKKAAHAGMFDIAKTSNRPMIHIGG, encoded by the exons ATGGCATATACTACATCGTGTGCTGGGTTGGCTGAACCACTTCCAAATGATAATCCAGTGTCTGACATGTTAGTTGATTCATTTGGAAGGATGCACACTTACTTGAGAATTTCTTTGACAGAACGCTGTAATCTAAGGTGTCAATACTGTATGCCAGCTGAAGGTGTTGAACTAACTCCCAATTCTAAGCTTTTGTCTAGAAACGAAATCATTCGGCtggcaaatatttttttgttgcttcTGGGGTGAATAAAAATAAGGCTGACAGGTGGAGAGCCGACAATAAGGTCAGATATTGAAGATATATGCTCACAGCTTTCTAGCTTAAAGGGATTGAAAACATTAGCTATGACCACAAATGGACTAGTACTCACTCGGAAACTTCCAAAATTGAAAGAACGCGGTCTCAATTCAATAAATATCAGCCTGGACACTTTGGTTCCAGCAAAGTTTGAGTTCATGACCAGGCGTAAAGGGCACAATAAGGTGTTGGAGTCAATTGATGCTGCTGTGGATCTTGGTTTTAGGCCTGTGAAA GTGAATTGTGTTGTAATTCGTGGAGTAAATGATGAGGAGATCTGCGATTTTGTTGAATTGACACGAGACAAGCCAATCAATGTTCGGTTTATTGAGTTCATGCCCTTTGATGGAAATGTGTGGTCTAGTAAAAAGCTTGTTTCTTATGCGGAGATGATGGATACAGTG CGTCAGCAGTTCAATAGCATTAAGAGGCTCAAAGATCACCCGACTGACActgcaaaaaatttcatgaTAGATGGCCACTGTGGAACCGTCTCTTTTATCACCTCAATGACTGAGAACTTTTGTGCTGGTTGCAATAGAATACGGCTCTTGGCTGATGGGAACTTCAAAGTGTGTCTCTTTGGACCATCTGAG GTGAGTTTAAGAGATCCACTTCGTGCTGGTATTGATGATCTTGGACTGAAGGAAATTATTGGGGCTGCG ataaagagaaagaaagctGCTCATGCTGGGATGTTCGATATCGCAAAGACATCAAATCGGCCTATGATTCATATCGGTGGTTAA
- the LOC120279122 gene encoding uncharacterized protein LOC120279122: protein MVGSSNLSIWGTWEDLLLAYAVRRHGTNCWDSVAAELRHRSSYGHLLNSRCCHLRFNQLHRRFSTGNPFADTLEGSSDVPWLEDLRRLRVAELRRDVQRYDASIMSLQKKVKTLTEEAFETGGETPGSGAGYSDRISYRSSKESNMADPDQEARRHTATEAKESGDAQSSACLTNRWSLRRRKETLPEKEVEGCPIAVETTKIESQPLMSFLEIITSDKLCSVFMRKLESQMSEKYEQVIRRHMDLETVREQLLRDQQGAWAYITIHMYRDLLLICNNAIAFYPKGSREYSAALHLRHLCAPCHHTSMPTLLACGRQREAALEPMTVKVKMKEKDKNKRVARKTRTKKGKCSSSDLTVVKKNKVRSSPPVKSEVEKKNKKSGKQSVKQTKRGATALKQHIQPVKKRIASSALASTPPQKRARKAHEIKRTTASAKPPPAAAKKPRPRRR, encoded by the exons ATGGTAGGATCGAGCAATCTTTCGATCTGGGGGACTTGGGAGGATCTCCTCCTTGCGTACGCCGTCCGCCGTCACGGCACCAATTGCTGGGACTCCGTTGCCGCTGAGCTCCGCCACCGCTCGTCCTACGGTCACCTTCTCAACTCCCGCTGCTGTCATCTCCGCTTCAACCAACTCCATCGTCGCTTCTCCACCGGAAACCCTTTCGCCGATACGCTGGAGGGTAGCTCCGACGTTCCTTGGCTTGAGGACCTTCGCCGGCTCCGCGTTGCTGAGCTTCGGCGCGATGTCCAGCGATACGACGCCTCCATCAT gTCTCTTCAAAAAAAGGTTAAAACGCTGACCGAAGAAGCCTTTGAAACCGGGGGTGAAACGCCGGGTAGTGGCGCCGGATATTCAGATCGGATCTCCTACCGGTCAAGCAAGGAGTCGAACATGGCCGATCCGGACCAAGAGGCCCGACGACA CACGGCGACGGAGGCGAAAGAGAGTGGAGATGCACAGAGCTCTGCGTGCCTGACGAATCGGTGGAGCTTGCGGCGGAGGAAGGAAACGTTGCCGGAGAAGGAGGTGGAGGGTTGTCCTATAGCCGTCGAGACAACGAAGATCGAATCGCAGCCGTTGATGTCGTTCCTCGAGATAATCACGTCGGATAAGTTGTGCTCGGTGTTCATGCGAAAGCTCGAAAGTCAG ATGAGCGAGAAATATGAGCAGGTGATAAGGCGGCACATGGACCTGGAGACGGTGAGGGAGCAGCTGCTACGAGACCAACAAGGGGCCTGGGCCTACATAACCATCCACATGTACCGTGATTTGCTTCTCATCTGCAACAACGCCATCGCCTTCTACCCTAAAGGCTCGCGCGAGTACAGTGCAGCGCTCCATCTCCGCCACCTCTGTGCACCATGTCATCACACTAGCATGCCAACGTTGCTGGCATGCGGGAGGCAGCGCGAGGCAGCACTAGAGCCAATGACGGTGAAGGTAAAAATGAAGGAGAAGGACAAGAATAAGAGGGTTGCAAGGAAAACCAGAACCAAGAAAGGAAAATGCAGCAGCAGCGACCTCACAGTAGTCAAGAAGAATAAGGTTAGGAGTTCACCACCAGTGAAATCGGAGGttgaaaagaagaataagaagagtGGAAAGCAATCTGTAAAACAGACCAAGCGCGGTGCTACTGCATTAAAACAACATATTCAACCCGTGAAGAAGAGGATCGCATCGTCAGCTCTAGCCTCTACACCACCGCAGAAAAGAGCCAGGAAGGCACATGAGATCAAGAGAACAACTGCCAGTGCCAAGCCACCACCAGCTGCTGCTAAGAAGCCACGGCCACGCAGAAGGTGA
- the LOC120278812 gene encoding LOW QUALITY PROTEIN: protein EMSY-LIKE 3-like (The sequence of the model RefSeq protein was modified relative to this genomic sequence to represent the inferred CDS: deleted 1 base in 1 codon; substituted 1 base at 1 genomic stop codon) → MEYDPIDSSGTDDDLPPSHQNRLARGVRVSGNGRAVGAVAYPRVQNDMETQIHRLEQEAYSSVLRAFKAQSDAITWEKESLITELRKELRVSDEEHRELLTRVNADDIIRRIRLWRQSGGGLQSGLLNNAQPVHESIPSPTVSASRKRQKNSQSIPSLSMGAPSPALHSQPPVASMQPSSSAAKSAAAKSKKSKNRXILPCFQGQALPSVPLMKSAQYPSTGSSGRVQAANRNAPSGLSSSLIGQKVKTRWPEDNNFYEAVITDYNPTEDVHALVYDINTSHETWEWVNLKEISAEDIQWEGEDPGICRVGRNGVGRGNKKPTGRTGPIPGVGRGRGTVKTQSKKVLPPSQNGIVDKGSDEIVLLKTDVLLNQVERVFNSAHPDPLAMEKAKQSLKDHEQSLMEAIARLGDVTDGESEEGEHQFSQGQDMGDRGWRNPRQYPGNQHGANNYRANMVGGQGREGSEGDQMIDDDL, encoded by the exons ATGGAGTATGATCCGATCGATAGCAGCG GAACCGATGATGATCTTCCACCATCACATCAGAATAGGCTTGCGCGAGGAGTGCGTGTCAGTGGAAATGGTAGAGCTGTCGGTGCTGTTGCATATCCCAGAGTGCAAAATGATATGGAGACGCAAATCCATCGGCTTGAACAAGAAGCATACAGTTCAGTTCTCCGGGCGTTTAAGGCCCAATCTGATGCCATAACTTGG GAGAAAGAAAGCTTAATCACTGAACTTAGAAAAGAACTGAGGGTATCTGATGAGGAGCACAGAGAACTTTTAACCAGAGTTAATGCTGATGACATTATTCGAAGGATAAG GCTTTGGAGGCAATCAGGAGGGGGGCTTCAATCTGGTTTGCTTAATAATGCCCAACCTGTTCATGAATCAATACCAAGTCCGACAGTCTCTGCATCT CGCAAGAGACAAAAAAATTCCCAGTCAATTCCTTCACTATCTATGGGTGCACCATCCCCTGCATTGCATTCGCAACCTCCTGTTGCTTCCATGCAGCCATCATCATCGGCTGCAAAAAGTGCTGCTGCAAAGagcaagaaaagcaaaaatCG TTGAATTTTGCCTTGTTTTCAGGGTCAGGCGTTGCCTAGTGTACCTCTGATGAAATCAGCACAGTACCCTTCTACAGGTTCAAGTGGAAGAGTCCAAGCTGCAAACAGAAATGCACCG AGCGGCTTGAGCAGCTCGCTAATAGGGCAGAAAGTCAAAACAAGGTGGCCTGAAGATAATAACTTTTATGAAGCTGTTATAACTGACTATAATCCAACTGAA GATGTGCATGCACTTGTTTATGATATAAACACTAGTCATGAGACATGGGAATGGGTCAATCTCAAAGAG ATATCTGCTGAAGATATTCAATGGGAAGGTGAAGATCCTGGAATCTGTCGAGTGGGTCGGAATGGAGTAGGCCGTGGGAATAAGAAGCCCACAGGACGAACAGGCCCCATTCCTGGTGTTGGTAGGGGAAGAGGAACCGTTAAGACACAGTCCAAGAAAGTTCTTCCTCCATCACAAAATGGCATTGTGGACAAGGGCTCTGATGAGATTGTACTACTCAAGACAGATGTTCTTCTAAATCAG GTGGAGAGAGTTTTTAATTCTGCCCACCCCGATCCTCTTGCAATGGAGAAGGCCAAACAATCATTAAAA GATCATGAGCAATCACTGATGGAGGCAATTGCCAGGCTTGGGGATGTAACAGATGGTGAAAGCG AAGAAGGTGAGCATCAGTTCTCACAGGGGCAGGACATGGGAGATCGTGGATGGAGGAACCCCCGGCAGTACCCTGGGAACCAGCATGGTGCTAATAATTACCGGGCCAACATGGTTGGCGGTCAAGGTAGAGAAGGTTCCGAAGGTGACCAAATGATAGATGATGACCTCTGA
- the LOC120279457 gene encoding uncharacterized protein LOC120279457: MAQEHHPKTLQTFNDIAAVKPPCPSSSSFKIKTIVQAYVLRHVSHVVQALSNATSMVMELLKRKSTTTITNYSIRLRKKNKKKKQLFSSFRMHYNWCSSYVTPMPQPFEASFDMNHAAYYDSTWNSVIITDPDANQADIMDQHQQQQQQLSGYLNWLEEKSCEPLDQAEDDAASEIDRLAETFIARCHEKFRLEKQESYRRYQEMLDRSV, from the coding sequence ATGGCTCAAGAGCACCATCCAAAGACCCTCCAAACTTTTAATGACATTGCAGCAGTGAAACCACCATGCCCAAGCTCCTCCTCCTTCAAGATCAAAACCATAGTGCAAGCCTACGTTCTTCGGCATGTAAGCCATGTGGTCCAAGCTCTAAGCAATGCAACATCCATGGTCATGGAGCTCCTCAAAAGGAAAagcaccaccaccatcaccaactATAGCATCAggctaaggaaaaagaataagaagaagaagcaactctTCAGCTCATTTAGAATGCACTACAACTGGTGTTCATCTTATGTGACACCCATGCCTCAACCCTTTGAAGCCTCCTTTGACATGAATCATGCTGCCTACTATGACTCTACATGGAACTCAGTTATCATCACTGATCCGGATGCCAATCAAGCTGACATCATGGATCagcatcagcagcagcagcagcaacttTCTGGCTACCTTAACTGGCTTGAGGAAAAGAGCTGTGAGCCTTTAGATCAAGCCGAAGACGATGCTGCAAGTGAGATCGACCGGCTGGCTGAGACATTCATTGCTAGATGCCATGAAAAGTTCAGGTTGGAGAAGCAGGAGTCTTACAGAAGGTATCAAGAGATGCTTGACAGAAGTGTGTGA